CGGCCCCGATCGCCGGCGCGCCCCGCGTCTGCGCTTCTGTGACGTTGTTCATAGTCTCACCAGCTCGAGTGCCGTCGGTTAGCACAGCCAGTACCGGCGTCTTATCGGTTACGAGCGCCAGCGGTCCGTGTTTCAACTCGCCGGCCGCGAACCCCTCGGCGTGATCGTAGGAGATCTCCTTCAGTTTCAGCGCGCCCTCGAGCGCCACCGGATAGCCGAACCGGCGGCCGACGAAGAAAAACGATTCCGAGTCCCGGAACTCACGAGCGGCCTTGAGTACGCGGTCTTCCTCGTCGAGTACCTGCTGAACGGCACCGGGAAGCCCGCGCAGATCCCCGAGGAGATCCCGTGCGTCAGCCGTCGAGAGTGTGCCGCGACCGCGGCCGATATCGACTGCGAGCAGTGCCAGCGTCGCGACTTGCGAAACGAACGTCTTGGTCGCGGCGACGCCAATCTCGGGACCGGCGCGGATGAACAGCGTATCATCAGCCTCCCGCGTCACCGAACTACCCAGCGTGTTGGTTACTGCGAGAGTTCGCGCGCCAGCCCCCGCCGCACGGCGGATCGCGCCGAGCGTGTCCGCGGTCTCGCCGCTCTGAGTCACCGCGATAACGAGCGTGCGCCACGGGTCGCGGCCGCCGTCGAACTCGTACTCGCTGGCGATTTCCACGGTCGCCCGCACGTCGGCGACCTCCTCGAGCAGCTGCGCCGCGTACTGGCTCGCGTAGTAGGAGGTGCCGCAGGCGACGAGTTGGATCTCCTCGAGTGACTCGAGACACCCCTGCGGGAACTCGAGATCGAGATCGACGCCGGCACGATCGAGGTCGATCCGGCCCGATAGCGCCTGTCGTAGCGCCGTCGGTTGCTCGTGGATCTCCTTTCGCATGTAGTGTTCGTAGCCGCCCTTCTCGGCCGCGTCGGCATCCCACTCGACGGTCTCGACCTCTCGGTCGACGGCCGCTCCGTCGTGATAGACCGACACGTCACCCGCCTCGAGCGAAACGATATCTCCGTCCTCCAGATAGGTCACGTCACGGGTGTGTTCGAGGAAGGCCGTCACGTCGCTCGCGAGGAACGATCCATCGTCCCCGTGGCCGATGACCAGCGGACTCTCGTGACGCGTCGCGACGATCCGATCGGTCCCGGCCTGCACGGCGGCGATGGCGTAGCTTCCTTCGAGCAAGTCAACGACACGCTCGAGCGCCGAAAGCAGGTCGTGGCCGTCTTCGAGTTCTCGCTCGAGCAGGTGAGGAATTACTTCCGTATCGGTCTCGCTCGAGAACTCGTAGCCCGCCTCGACGAGTTCCGTCTTCAGGGACTCGTAGTTCTCGACGATCCCGTTGTGGACAACCGCGACGGTCCCGTTCTTGCTTGTGTGCGGGTGGGCGTTCGCGTCTGTCGGTGGTCCGTGTGTCGACCACCGAGTGTGTCCGATCCCACAGACGGCGTCTGGCTCTTTGGGGAAACGCAGTTCGCTCACCTCGCCCGCTCGCTTCGCGACGGTTAGGCCCCGATCAACGAGCGCGACACCGGAGGAGTCGTAGCCGCGGTAGTCGAGGTTCTCGAGTCCACCGTAGACGATCGGACCGGCGGGCTCCGTTCCGACGTAACCGACGATTCCACACATCTTATCCCCTCCTCACGATCGCATCGGTTTCGATCCGACCGCCGACGCTGACGCCGTGGTCGACGGTCGCGCCGTCTCCCAAGACGGTCCCGGGTTCAACGGTTCCACCGTTTCCGATGACCGCGTTATCACCGACGACACCTCCGAGATCGATCCCCTCGTGAACTTCTCCATCGACGACCATCGTCGTGGGCTCGCCCGTAATCGTCGTATTCGCACCGACGCGGGCGTTCTCCGCGACGATTGCGTCCTGAACGACTGCCCCCGATTCGATGACGGCATCGGGGAAGACGACGGCGTTCGAGACGACGGCGTTCGGTTTGATTGTGACGTTGTTCCCGATCGAGGTGCTGCCGCCGATCGTCGCGTTTGCCCCGATCGTCACGTCGGATCCGAGGACAGCGTTGTTGGCAATTGCGGATGCTTCTCGTCGCTCTTCTGCGTCCGTCGTGTCCGTTTCATCGATCACCGACGCGTTGACGTCGAGCAGATCCCAGAGGTGAGACACGTCTAGCCACCGTCCGCGATAGCGGACGGCCTGGATTGGTCGGTCTTCGGTGATCCGCTTGAGCGTCGTCGTAATCGCTAGTTCCCCTCTCTCGGTCGGCGTCGACCGAAGCGCGTCGAAGATCGACGGATCGAACCCGTACACGCCCGCGTTGATGAGTTCGGACGTGACCGGCGGCGCCGGTTTCTCAGTAATGTCGGTGACGCGACCATCAGCGACCGTTACGACTCCGTAGTCGCTCGCGTGCTTCGATCGCGTGACGGTCATTACCGGTCCGTTGCCTGACTCGATTTCATCGCGGACGCGTTCAACGAGCGACGTTTCGACGAGTCTATCCCCGTTCAGGACGAGGAACTGACTCGAGATAGCCGATTGGGCCTGCAAAACGGCGTGGGCCGTTCCGAGCTGTTTATCCTGTACGACGTACTCGATGTCGATGTCCCAGTCGTCGCCGTCGCCGAAGTGGTTCCTGATCCGTTCCTGTTGATACCC
The DNA window shown above is from Halopiger xanaduensis SH-6 and carries:
- the glmS gene encoding glutamine--fructose-6-phosphate transaminase (isomerizing) encodes the protein MCGIVGYVGTEPAGPIVYGGLENLDYRGYDSSGVALVDRGLTVAKRAGEVSELRFPKEPDAVCGIGHTRWSTHGPPTDANAHPHTSKNGTVAVVHNGIVENYESLKTELVEAGYEFSSETDTEVIPHLLERELEDGHDLLSALERVVDLLEGSYAIAAVQAGTDRIVATRHESPLVIGHGDDGSFLASDVTAFLEHTRDVTYLEDGDIVSLEAGDVSVYHDGAAVDREVETVEWDADAAEKGGYEHYMRKEIHEQPTALRQALSGRIDLDRAGVDLDLEFPQGCLESLEEIQLVACGTSYYASQYAAQLLEEVADVRATVEIASEYEFDGGRDPWRTLVIAVTQSGETADTLGAIRRAAGAGARTLAVTNTLGSSVTREADDTLFIRAGPEIGVAATKTFVSQVATLALLAVDIGRGRGTLSTADARDLLGDLRGLPGAVQQVLDEEDRVLKAAREFRDSESFFFVGRRFGYPVALEGALKLKEISYDHAEGFAAGELKHGPLALVTDKTPVLAVLTDGTRAGETMNNVTEAQTRGAPAIGAVSAGLETGSLDIGLEVPNVGIFEPLVANVYFQLFAYHVANLKGRSIDKPRNLAKSVTVE
- a CDS encoding sugar phosphate nucleotidyltransferase; this encodes MNDDAVSAVVLAAGEGRRLEPLTNRRPKPMVPVANQPILEHVVAAIADAGVERIVLVVGYQQERIRNHFGDGDDWDIDIEYVVQDKQLGTAHAVLQAQSAISSQFLVLNGDRLVETSLVERVRDEIESGNGPVMTVTRSKHASDYGVVTVADGRVTDITEKPAPPVTSELINAGVYGFDPSIFDALRSTPTERGELAITTTLKRITEDRPIQAVRYRGRWLDVSHLWDLLDVNASVIDETDTTDAEERREASAIANNAVLGSDVTIGANATIGGSTSIGNNVTIKPNAVVSNAVVFPDAVIESGAVVQDAIVAENARVGANTTITGEPTTMVVDGEVHEGIDLGGVVGDNAVIGNGGTVEPGTVLGDGATVDHGVSVGGRIETDAIVRRG